The following are encoded together in the Chloroflexota bacterium genome:
- a CDS encoding polysaccharide biosynthesis C-terminal domain-containing protein, with the protein PEDEIGSAAALNIALNVALIPRWGIDAAAWSKVAAYALLAVITFVAGQRVYPIPWEGRRVALMVAMGAATWAASAVVLGPAPLGLRAAARLALLAAFPALLWLARFPTADERGYVMRFLANRRDALRTQGHKDTKG; encoded by the coding sequence ACCTGAAGACGAAATCGGCTCGGCGGCTGCGCTCAACATCGCGCTGAACGTGGCGCTCATCCCGCGTTGGGGGATAGATGCCGCCGCGTGGAGCAAGGTCGCCGCCTACGCCCTGCTGGCCGTGATCACGTTCGTGGCGGGCCAGCGCGTGTATCCCATCCCGTGGGAGGGGCGGCGGGTGGCCCTGATGGTGGCGATGGGCGCGGCGACCTGGGCGGCGTCGGCGGTGGTGCTGGGGCCGGCGCCGCTGGGGTTGCGGGCGGCGGCGCGGCTGGCGCTGCTCGCGGCGTTCCCGGCCCTGCTGTGGCTGGCGCGCTTCCCCACCGCCGACGAGCGGGGCTACGTGATGCGATTCCTCGCCAACCGCCGCGACGCTCTTCGCACACAAGGGCACAAAGACACAAAGGGGTAA
- a CDS encoding UvrD-helicase domain-containing protein → MDVLEGLNPQQRQAVTCAEGPALVLAGPGSGKTRVLTHRVAYLVREIGVRAGNILAVTFTNKAAREMKARLSHLLGAECEALTIGTFHATCARILRREGALLGFAPSYTIYDEDDQQAVVKRILKEMNLDDKVYRPGAVLSVISKAKNDLIGPDEFVSNSYREEMIARIYRRYQQALKESNAMDFDDLLTNTVALWQQFPDVLERYRRWYRYVLVDEFQDTNAAQYVLLKQLAAQHRNLFVVADEDQSIYSWRGADFRNIQRFREDFPEAPTILLERNYRSTQTILDAANAVISQNLRRTPKRLVTDRGRGTPLVVHEVYDEQEEGQYVVREIQRLVGEEGFRPGDCAVMYRTNAQSRAVEEAFVRAGMRYKLVGATRFYQRREIKDALAYLRIVYNPADSASLGRVINVPPRGLGAQTVEALFAWAGEQGISVWEALHRLRQAEQGDEPMAHPLSARAVKPLLAFQALWESLVEESKALDVASILQLVLERTDYQAYLNDGTEEGRDRWDNVMELLNVASQYAGMENSLGVFLQEVSLVADVDELGEQPDVPVLLTLHMAKGLEFPVVFIIGLEEGILPHSRSSGSPEELEEERRLFYVGMTRAKDHLYLMHAFRRASYGRSAPSQKSRFLRDIPRHLTGGERRTWPTRPAVSASSVRFRTVTQAPRHDQRPAPPSAPTFAPGDKVVHPKFGVGTVIESRIVSDDEQVTVAFPSSGVKELLARLAKLEKVR, encoded by the coding sequence ATGGACGTACTGGAAGGCTTGAACCCACAACAGAGGCAAGCGGTAACTTGCGCCGAGGGGCCGGCGCTGGTGCTGGCAGGGCCGGGCAGCGGCAAGACCCGCGTCCTCACCCATCGGGTGGCGTACCTGGTGCGCGAAATCGGCGTGCGGGCCGGGAACATCCTGGCCGTTACGTTCACGAACAAGGCCGCGCGCGAGATGAAGGCGCGCCTGTCGCACCTTCTCGGCGCCGAGTGCGAGGCGCTCACCATCGGCACGTTCCATGCCACCTGCGCCCGCATCCTGCGGCGGGAAGGCGCGCTCCTCGGCTTCGCCCCTTCCTACACCATCTACGACGAGGACGACCAGCAGGCGGTCGTCAAGCGCATCCTCAAGGAGATGAACCTGGACGACAAGGTGTATCGCCCCGGCGCCGTCCTGTCTGTCATCTCCAAGGCCAAGAACGACCTCATCGGCCCGGATGAGTTCGTGTCCAATTCCTACAGGGAAGAGATGATCGCGCGCATCTATCGGCGCTACCAGCAGGCCCTCAAGGAAAGCAACGCCATGGATTTTGACGACCTGCTGACGAACACGGTGGCCCTGTGGCAGCAGTTTCCGGACGTTCTGGAGCGGTACCGTCGCTGGTACCGGTATGTCCTGGTGGACGAGTTCCAGGACACCAACGCGGCGCAGTACGTGCTGCTGAAGCAACTGGCGGCACAGCACCGCAATCTGTTCGTGGTCGCCGACGAGGATCAGTCCATCTACTCGTGGCGGGGCGCCGACTTTCGCAACATCCAGCGGTTCCGCGAGGACTTCCCCGAAGCCCCCACCATCCTCCTGGAACGGAACTACCGCTCCACGCAGACGATTCTGGATGCCGCCAACGCCGTGATTTCCCAAAACCTCCGCCGCACGCCCAAGCGTCTGGTTACGGATCGGGGCAGGGGGACGCCGCTCGTCGTGCACGAGGTTTACGACGAGCAGGAAGAAGGCCAGTACGTGGTGCGGGAGATTCAGCGGCTGGTGGGGGAAGAGGGCTTCCGGCCCGGCGACTGCGCGGTGATGTACCGCACGAATGCCCAATCCCGCGCGGTGGAAGAGGCATTCGTGCGGGCGGGGATGCGCTACAAACTGGTGGGGGCGACGCGATTCTACCAGAGGCGCGAGATCAAGGACGCGCTGGCCTATCTGCGTATCGTGTACAACCCGGCGGACTCGGCGAGCCTGGGCCGCGTGATCAATGTGCCACCTCGGGGGCTGGGGGCGCAGACAGTGGAGGCGCTGTTCGCCTGGGCGGGCGAGCAGGGCATCTCGGTCTGGGAGGCGCTCCACCGCCTGCGCCAGGCGGAACAGGGGGACGAACCGATGGCGCATCCCCTGTCGGCGCGCGCCGTGAAGCCGCTCCTGGCTTTCCAGGCCCTGTGGGAGAGCCTGGTGGAAGAGAGCAAGGCGCTGGATGTCGCATCCATCCTTCAACTTGTGCTGGAGCGAACTGACTACCAGGCCTATCTCAACGACGGTACAGAGGAGGGGCGCGACCGCTGGGACAACGTGATGGAACTGCTGAACGTCGCCAGCCAGTACGCCGGCATGGAGAACTCGCTGGGCGTGTTCCTGCAGGAGGTGTCGCTGGTGGCCGACGTGGACGAACTGGGCGAGCAGCCCGATGTGCCCGTGCTGCTCACGCTCCACATGGCCAAAGGGCTGGAGTTTCCGGTGGTGTTCATCATCGGCCTGGAAGAGGGCATCCTGCCGCATTCGCGCTCTTCGGGGTCGCCTGAGGAGTTGGAGGAGGAGCGGCGGCTGTTCTACGTGGGCATGACGCGGGCCAAAGACCACCTGTATCTGATGCATGCGTTTCGCCGCGCGTCGTACGGGCGGAGCGCGCCCTCGCAGAAGTCGCGCTTCCTTCGCGATATTCCGCGCCACCTGACGGGTGGCGAGCGCAGGACGTGGCCCACGCGCCCTGCCGTGTCGGCATCCAGCGTGCGCTTCCGCACTGTTACCCAGGCCCCGCGCCACGACCAGCGCCCTGCGCCGCCGTCCGCGCCGACCTTCGCCCCGGGCGACAAGGTCGTGCACCCCAAGTTCGGCGTGGGGACTGTGATTGAATCCCGGATCGTCTCCGACGACGAGCAGGTTACCGTGGCCTTTCCATCTAGTGGTGTCAAGGAACTTCTGGCGCGCCTCGCGAAACTGGAGAAGGTGCGCTGA